From a region of the Haematobia irritans isolate KBUSLIRL chromosome 4, ASM5000362v1, whole genome shotgun sequence genome:
- the LOC142235809 gene encoding G-protein coupled receptor dmsr-1-like, translated as MRTPTNVILTGLAVADLAVMLEYIPYAIHDYILAERWSREQQLNYSWACYIKFHAIYAQVLHTISIWLTVMLAVWRYIAVTYPQVSREWCGMRNTVLSIILAYIICGVVVTPWLYLVSSIAQFEEVVTTGNQVLYSRPLSEYILKYQAKHDYANFSKLSKFNESASVDSSTSSSMEENTTSLTSSGQSLNITVYRLYHSDLALQNSTLRLGTLLVYSVLIKLIPCIALTVLSLRLITALLDVKRRRQMLGCPPMGDVNPQSLSMSTSLMIRKKIDKAKQTDRTTQMLLAVLLLFLITELPQGIMGLLNTILGEAFFMQCYLKLSDLMDILALLNSSINFILYCSMSRQFRQTFILLFCPRRLGRCLLSHRKPRKRPHPHQARQLHGLPGSCQHLDIHGHRQEDRSNQQLALQEDNCTLVNGILIGDNRSRSAYTDQWFQTTQVTNV; from the exons ATGCGCACACCCACCAATGTCATCCTCACTGGTCTGGCTGTGGCCGATTTGGCAGTGATGCTTGAATATATACCTTATGCCATACACGACTACATTCTGGCGGAGCGTTGGTCACGCGAGCAACAACTCAATTACTCTTGGGCGTGCTATATTAAATTCCATGCCATCTATGCCCAAGTTCTGCACACCATCTCGATTTGGCTAACGGTGATGTTGGCCGTATGGCGTTACATTGCGGTAACATATCCACAAGTGTCACGTGAATGGTGTGGAATGCGCAACACTGTGCTGTCGATTATCTTGGCCTACATCATATGCGGGGTGGTGGTTACGCCTTGGCTTTATCTAGTCAGCTCGATAGCACAATTTGAAGAGGTGGTTACAACGGGGAATCAAGTGCTCTATTCAAGGCCACTAAGTGAATATATTCTAAAGTATCAGGCCAAACATGACTATGCGAATTTCTCCAAACTCAGCAAATTCAATGAGTCGGCCAGTGTTGATAGTAGCACCAGCAGCAGCATGGAGGAAAATACGACCTCATTAACGTCATCAGGCCAATCGCTAAACATCACAGTTTATCGACTGTACCACAGTGACTTGGCCCTACAGAATAGCACGTTGCGTTTGGGCACCTTGCTTGTGTATTCGGTGTTAATTAAACTGATACCGTGTATAGCGCTGACAGTTCTATCGCTTCGCTTAATAACGGCTCTTTTGGATGTTAAACGTCGTCGTCAAATGCt TGGATGCCCACCCATGGGCGATGTCAATCCTCAATCATTGTCCATGAGCACATCGCTGATGATACGCAAAAAAATCGATAAAGCAAAACAAACGGATCGCACAACCCAAATGCTTTTGGCCGTTCTACTGTTGTTTCTTATCACGGAATTGCCGCAAGGCATAATGGGTTTGCTGAATACGATTTTGGGTGAAGCCTTTTTCATGCAGTGCTATTTGAAACTAA GTGACCTAATGGACATATTGGCTCTGCTCAATTCGAGCATAAATTTCATACTTTATTGTTCGATGAGTCGACAATTTCGACAGACTTTCATTTTGCTATTTTGTCCCCGACGTTTGGGCAGATGCTTACTTTCACATCGTAAACCCCGCAAACGACCGCATCCACATCAAGCACGGCAGCTCCATGGACTTCCTGGCTCGTGTCAACATCTCGACATACACGGACATCGTCAAGAGGATAGAAGCAACCAGCAGTTGGCTTTGCAGGAGGATAATTGTACATTGGTGAATGGTATATTAATAGGCGATAATCGTAGCCGTAGCGCCTACACGGACCAATGGTTTCAAACTACACAGGTTACCAATGTGTAG